A portion of the Burkholderia pseudomultivorans genome contains these proteins:
- a CDS encoding PRC-barrel domain-containing protein, translating to MSGGLPFPASRKSFPSSTVFLILAAAALLSGCGLLPVQNPPAPISEALVEPVEETAGEPLTMPPVPAPTRPEEPEAPKKPHREVARPKPVQRPESPTPPPPPPPPIVGTRPLDRTQIHALLDSEVARRNGKVIGRAVDMVTDPSGKPREMIVNLQGFMGVGDRKVSFPWNVFRFTPGGKQEPIVLDVPSGDLPPAARPKAVPLSGSAAASPATRLPLLDSDVERPNGTKIGRVVDVLIDRAAEPQAVVLDLGGLVNTDRRSIAASWGALRFVMRDKALRPQLDLNDAQIKAAPPYAADKPIVAVYPPVAPAPASTASTTR from the coding sequence ATGAGCGGCGGACTCCCGTTTCCCGCATCCCGCAAGTCGTTCCCGTCCTCGACGGTCTTCCTGATTCTCGCTGCCGCCGCGCTGCTGTCCGGCTGCGGGCTGCTGCCGGTCCAGAACCCGCCCGCACCGATCAGCGAGGCGCTGGTCGAGCCGGTCGAGGAAACGGCCGGCGAGCCGCTGACGATGCCGCCCGTGCCCGCGCCGACGCGCCCGGAAGAGCCGGAAGCGCCGAAGAAGCCGCACCGCGAAGTCGCGCGGCCGAAACCCGTGCAGCGCCCCGAATCGCCGACACCACCGCCGCCTCCGCCCCCGCCGATCGTCGGGACGCGCCCGCTCGACCGCACCCAGATCCACGCGCTGCTCGACAGCGAAGTCGCGCGACGCAACGGCAAGGTGATCGGCCGCGCGGTCGACATGGTGACCGACCCGAGCGGCAAGCCGCGCGAGATGATCGTCAACCTGCAGGGCTTCATGGGCGTCGGCGACCGCAAGGTCAGCTTCCCGTGGAACGTGTTCCGCTTCACGCCGGGCGGCAAGCAGGAGCCGATCGTGCTCGACGTGCCGTCGGGCGACCTGCCGCCGGCCGCACGGCCCAAGGCCGTGCCGCTGTCGGGTTCGGCAGCCGCCTCGCCGGCGACGCGGCTGCCGCTGCTCGACAGCGACGTCGAGCGCCCGAACGGCACGAAGATCGGCCGCGTCGTCGACGTGCTGATCGACCGCGCCGCCGAGCCGCAGGCCGTCGTGCTCGACCTCGGCGGCCTCGTCAATACCGACCGCCGTTCGATCGCCGCGAGCTGGGGCGCGCTGCGCTTCGTCATGCGCGACAAGGCACTGCGCCCGCAGCTCGACCTGAACGACGCACAGATCAAGGCAGCGCCGCCCTACGCGGCCGACAAGCCGATCGTCGCGGTCTACCCGCCGGTCGCACCGGCACCGGCTTCGACTGCGAGTACGACCCGATGA
- a CDS encoding YggL family protein, whose amino-acid sequence MSQRHNRRQRKKLHIGEFQELAFNATAQYRNELSDLERGQLIDAFIDFVEANGLLTVASADEGIGAYVISGAPRGTTTDADREAVRAWLAARPELTDVEVSEFTDAWYPAA is encoded by the coding sequence ATGAGCCAACGCCATAACCGCCGCCAGCGCAAGAAACTGCACATCGGCGAATTCCAGGAACTCGCCTTCAACGCGACCGCGCAGTACCGCAACGAGCTCAGCGATCTCGAACGCGGCCAGCTGATCGACGCGTTCATCGATTTCGTCGAAGCGAACGGCCTGCTGACCGTCGCATCCGCCGACGAAGGCATCGGCGCATACGTGATCTCCGGCGCACCGCGCGGCACGACGACCGACGCCGACCGCGAGGCCGTGCGCGCATGGCTGGCCGCGCGGCCGGAACTGACCGACGTCGAGGTCAGCGAATTCACCGACGCGTGGTATCCGGCCGCCTGA
- a CDS encoding AraC family transcriptional regulator — protein MVTLVRAAALTGFAEVMRALGGDADKALRVAGLRHALVREPDQLIDAALAVQVIEDAAEAVQCDTLGLRMAESRQLSHFGVVSLLLLHQPTLRDALATLIAYAHVLNESLAIQMEDVDGVVILREDIVAGRPMRQSVDLAIGVLYRMCAALLHERWRPQCVCFSHSAPRDLSVHKRLFACRLAFDAEFNGIVCKAADLDEPNPLADPTLARYAQTLVDAQISARDASIGQQVRRAIYLLLPSGRATCAGVAQGLGRSMRTLQRALDAEGLSFTTLLDEVRHDLARRYLANPHYGMGQIATMLGYASHSAFTRWFGAQFGCPPQAWRNRRHRG, from the coding sequence ATGGTGACTTTGGTGCGCGCGGCGGCATTGACCGGCTTTGCCGAAGTCATGCGCGCCCTCGGCGGTGACGCGGACAAGGCGCTGCGGGTCGCGGGGCTGCGCCATGCGCTCGTTCGCGAACCCGATCAACTCATCGACGCCGCCCTGGCTGTGCAAGTGATCGAAGACGCGGCCGAAGCGGTTCAGTGCGACACGCTGGGCCTGCGCATGGCCGAGTCGCGCCAGCTTTCCCACTTTGGCGTGGTGAGCCTGCTGCTGCTGCACCAGCCTACGCTGCGCGATGCGCTGGCCACGCTGATTGCTTACGCGCATGTACTGAACGAATCGCTCGCCATTCAGATGGAAGACGTGGACGGCGTGGTCATCCTGCGCGAAGACATCGTGGCCGGGCGGCCCATGCGGCAGTCCGTCGATCTCGCCATCGGCGTGCTCTACCGCATGTGTGCGGCGCTGCTGCACGAGCGCTGGCGGCCGCAATGCGTGTGCTTTTCCCATTCGGCCCCGCGCGATCTGTCCGTACACAAGCGGCTGTTCGCCTGCCGCCTGGCGTTCGACGCGGAATTCAACGGCATCGTCTGCAAGGCGGCCGACCTGGACGAGCCCAACCCCTTGGCCGACCCCACGCTCGCCCGCTACGCGCAGACGCTGGTGGACGCCCAGATCAGCGCCCGCGATGCCAGCATCGGCCAGCAGGTGCGCCGCGCCATCTATCTGCTGCTGCCTTCGGGCCGGGCCACCTGCGCGGGCGTGGCGCAAGGGCTGGGGCGCAGCATGCGCACGCTGCAGCGCGCACTGGATGCCGAGGGACTGTCGTTCACCACACTGCTCGACGAAGTGCGGCACGACCTCGCCCGGCGTTACCTCGCCAACCCGCACTACGGGATGGGGCAGATCGCGACCATGCTCGGCTATGCGAGCCACAGCGCCTTCACGCGCTGGTTCGGCGCGCAGTTTGGCTGTCCGCCGCAAGCGTGGCGCAACCGCAGGCATAGAGGATGA
- a CDS encoding MFS transporter: MTIKHSVSVRSLRALDWLNFFVANVQTGFGPFIASYLASHKWTQGEIGMVLSIGTISAMVSQVPGGAAVDALKNKKGAAAWAIAAIILSAVLLASSPTIVPVIAAEVFHGFASCMLVPAMAAISFSLVGRADLGDRLGRNARWASIGSAVAAGLMGLTGEYFSARAVFWLTAVLALPALFALAMIQPTHEVIPQSSSKHDDGDESGERETLLELLRDRRMLIFAACVVLFHLSNAAMLNLAAGEVTAGMGENVQLVIAACIIVPQAIVAMLSPWVGRSAQRWGRRPILLLGFSALPVRALLFAGVSSPYLLVPVQMLDGISAAVFGVMLPLIAADVAGGKGRYNLCIGLFGLAAGIGATLSTAAAGYVADHFGNAVSFFGLAAAGALAVLLVWLGMPETRVENGDAPAAEPAATSPEQAH; the protein is encoded by the coding sequence ATGACGATCAAGCATTCCGTCAGCGTTCGCAGTCTGCGGGCCCTCGACTGGCTCAACTTCTTCGTTGCAAACGTTCAAACCGGCTTCGGTCCGTTCATCGCGTCCTACCTCGCGTCGCACAAGTGGACGCAGGGCGAGATCGGCATGGTGCTGTCGATCGGCACGATCAGCGCGATGGTCAGCCAGGTGCCGGGCGGCGCCGCCGTCGATGCGCTGAAGAACAAGAAAGGCGCGGCCGCGTGGGCGATCGCCGCGATCATCCTGTCCGCGGTGCTGCTCGCGTCGAGCCCGACGATCGTGCCGGTGATCGCCGCCGAAGTGTTCCACGGCTTCGCGAGCTGCATGCTCGTGCCGGCGATGGCCGCGATCTCGTTCTCGCTCGTCGGCCGCGCGGATCTCGGCGACCGGCTCGGCCGTAACGCGCGCTGGGCGTCGATCGGCAGCGCGGTCGCAGCCGGCCTGATGGGCCTCACCGGCGAATACTTCTCCGCGCGCGCGGTGTTCTGGCTGACCGCCGTGCTCGCGCTGCCCGCGCTGTTCGCGCTCGCGATGATCCAGCCGACCCACGAGGTGATCCCGCAATCGTCGTCGAAACACGACGACGGCGATGAAAGCGGCGAGCGCGAAACGCTGCTCGAACTGCTGCGCGACCGCCGGATGCTGATCTTCGCGGCGTGCGTCGTGCTGTTCCACCTGTCGAATGCGGCGATGCTGAACCTCGCGGCCGGCGAAGTGACGGCCGGGATGGGCGAGAACGTGCAGCTCGTGATTGCCGCGTGCATCATCGTGCCGCAGGCGATCGTCGCGATGCTGTCGCCGTGGGTCGGCCGCTCCGCGCAGCGCTGGGGCCGGCGGCCGATCCTGCTGCTCGGCTTCTCCGCGCTGCCGGTGCGCGCCCTGCTGTTCGCCGGCGTGAGCAGCCCGTACCTGCTCGTGCCGGTGCAAATGCTCGACGGCATCAGCGCGGCCGTGTTCGGCGTGATGCTGCCGCTGATCGCGGCCGACGTCGCCGGCGGTAAGGGCCGCTACAACTTGTGCATCGGGCTGTTCGGCCTCGCAGCCGGGATCGGCGCGACGCTCAGCACGGCCGCGGCCGGCTACGTCGCCGATCACTTCGGCAATGCGGTGAGCTTCTTCGGACTCGCGGCCGCGGGCGCGCTCGCGGTGCTGCTGGTCTGGCTCGGGATGCCCGAAACGCGCGTCGAGAACGGCGACGCGCCCGCCGCCGAGCCGGCCGCCACCTCGCCCGAACAGGCGCACTGA
- a CDS encoding 3-keto-5-aminohexanoate cleavage protein — protein MNFLDGHLFPENQPPLIITAAPYAPSYVPSDFPEDIPVTMEAQIQKAVDCYNAGATVLHLHVRELDGKGSKRLSRFNELIAGVRARVPDMIIQVGGSISFAPETEGAAAKWLSDDTRHMLAELDPKPDQVTVTINTSQMNFLEQFDYRDWQGSSLEDPAVHGAYREMTVPAQPGWAEEHIRRLTAAGIQSAFQCYNQNSFESVERLIRRGIYKGPLVLNWVAIGGGMDSPNVYTLANFVRGVPDGAMLTVESSVLNVLPVNMMGIAMGLHVRTGIEDNLWNQSRTRKIGTVEQIEQLVRISREFGRPVATAKQAREICRIGVFYDTVDETLAANGFAPNAPGRQQGFLRKVA, from the coding sequence ATGAACTTCCTCGACGGCCATCTGTTCCCGGAAAACCAGCCGCCGCTGATCATTACTGCCGCGCCCTATGCGCCGTCGTATGTGCCGTCGGATTTCCCCGAGGACATCCCGGTCACGATGGAGGCGCAGATCCAGAAGGCCGTCGATTGCTACAACGCCGGCGCAACCGTGCTGCACCTGCACGTGCGCGAGCTGGACGGCAAGGGCAGCAAGCGGCTGTCCAGGTTCAACGAGCTGATCGCCGGCGTGCGTGCGCGCGTGCCGGACATGATCATCCAGGTCGGCGGCTCGATCAGCTTCGCGCCGGAAACCGAGGGCGCGGCGGCCAAGTGGCTGTCGGACGACACGCGCCACATGCTGGCCGAGCTGGACCCGAAGCCCGACCAGGTGACCGTGACGATCAACACGTCGCAGATGAACTTCCTGGAGCAGTTCGACTATCGCGACTGGCAGGGCAGTTCGCTGGAAGACCCGGCGGTTCACGGCGCCTACAGGGAAATGACCGTGCCGGCGCAACCCGGCTGGGCCGAGGAGCACATTCGTCGCCTGACGGCCGCGGGCATCCAGAGCGCGTTCCAGTGTTACAACCAGAACAGCTTCGAATCGGTCGAGCGACTCATTCGCCGCGGCATCTACAAAGGCCCGCTCGTGCTGAACTGGGTGGCGATCGGCGGCGGCATGGATTCGCCCAACGTCTACACGCTGGCCAACTTCGTGCGTGGCGTGCCCGACGGCGCGATGCTGACGGTCGAAAGCTCGGTGCTCAACGTGCTGCCCGTCAACATGATGGGCATCGCGATGGGCCTGCACGTGCGCACCGGCATCGAGGACAACCTGTGGAACCAGTCGCGTACCAGGAAGATCGGCACGGTCGAACAGATCGAGCAGCTGGTGCGGATCTCGCGCGAGTTCGGCCGCCCGGTCGCCACCGCGAAACAGGCGCGCGAGATCTGCAGGATCGGCGTGTTCTACGACACGGTCGACGAAACGCTGGCCGCCAACGGCTTCGCGCCGAACGCCCCCGGCCGCCAGCAGGGCTTCCTGCGCAAGGTCGCCTGA
- a CDS encoding collagen-like triple helix repeat-containing protein — protein sequence MNTPTIHQAGFRTILIAAGAAALMSLSACGGSGTLSQGTGGSGSGSGSGDTTATTGGAGSGSGGTSSSGSTVGSTGGTSGNSGTGTAAGGASANALGQTIDASGNIVTAAGGAVSGVGAALGGQSLPGTNAATTQGLGAVVQDAGAAVTTLGNGIGSGLGQLGASSNPVGTTVASTGGVVTDVGHAVAATGGVVSSLGGSGSALAPLAPVTSPVGGAVTMLGNTIAGGGTTLGTQLSSGPVAQVTGAASSAITPITSTVGSVTQTVASSTPLGAPLTNLVTTVGNGVAGAGTMLAKSGGNPVTTGVGNVVTATGNTVSTAGTTLLGGGAATTNPLAPVTGLVSTAAGALGGATGGGNPAGALTSAVGAATGAVSGAAGSSPVAGLAGGSTGGALSKTGGGLLAPVTTTLGALVK from the coding sequence ATGAACACGCCGACCATCCATCAAGCAGGATTCCGAACGATCTTGATTGCAGCGGGCGCCGCGGCGCTGATGTCGCTGTCCGCGTGCGGCGGCTCGGGCACGCTGAGCCAGGGCACCGGCGGCTCGGGCTCCGGATCGGGTTCGGGCGATACCACCGCCACGACGGGCGGCGCAGGCAGCGGTTCGGGTGGCACGTCGAGCAGCGGATCGACCGTCGGCAGCACGGGCGGCACGAGTGGAAACTCGGGCACCGGCACCGCTGCCGGCGGCGCCTCTGCCAATGCACTCGGCCAGACGATCGATGCATCGGGCAATATCGTGACGGCCGCCGGCGGCGCCGTCTCGGGTGTCGGCGCCGCGCTCGGCGGCCAGTCGCTGCCGGGCACGAACGCGGCGACCACGCAGGGCCTCGGCGCCGTCGTGCAGGATGCCGGCGCGGCCGTCACCACGCTTGGCAACGGCATCGGCTCCGGTCTCGGCCAGCTCGGCGCATCGTCGAACCCGGTCGGCACGACGGTCGCGAGCACCGGCGGCGTGGTCACCGACGTCGGCCACGCCGTCGCGGCGACGGGCGGCGTCGTATCGAGCCTCGGCGGCAGCGGGTCGGCGCTGGCGCCGCTCGCGCCTGTCACGTCGCCGGTCGGCGGTGCGGTCACGATGCTCGGCAACACGATCGCCGGCGGCGGCACGACGCTCGGCACGCAACTGTCGAGCGGCCCGGTCGCGCAGGTGACGGGCGCCGCGAGTTCGGCGATCACGCCGATCACGTCGACGGTCGGCTCGGTCACGCAGACCGTCGCGTCGAGCACGCCGCTCGGCGCGCCGCTGACGAACCTCGTGACGACCGTCGGCAACGGTGTCGCGGGCGCCGGCACGATGCTCGCGAAGAGTGGTGGCAATCCTGTCACGACCGGCGTCGGCAACGTCGTGACGGCGACCGGCAACACCGTATCGACGGCGGGCACGACGCTGCTCGGCGGCGGCGCGGCGACGACGAATCCGCTCGCGCCGGTGACGGGGCTCGTGTCGACCGCGGCCGGCGCGCTCGGCGGCGCGACGGGCGGCGGCAATCCGGCGGGCGCGCTCACGTCGGCGGTCGGCGCCGCGACGGGCGCGGTGTCGGGTGCGGCCGGCAGTTCGCCGGTCGCGGGCCTCGCGGGCGGCAGCACCGGCGGCGCGCTGTCGAAGACGGGCGGCGGGCTGCTCGCGCCCGTGACGACGACGCTCGGCGCGCTGGTCAAGTAG
- a CDS encoding RBBP9/YdeN family alpha/beta hydrolase, with the protein MPAVTPTILVVPGLRDHVDTHWQTLLAAQLPRVRTVPPMGRSREGLDCAARVEAIEREACAIDGPLVIVAHSGGCVMVAHWAQRTRRAVKGALLAAPPEFERPMPDGYPTRDELRDGGWFPVPLQPLPFPSIVAASRNDPLARHEQVEHMARCWGSRLVDLGNVGHLNPASGYGEWPRAHEFITELSA; encoded by the coding sequence ATGCCCGCCGTTACGCCCACCATCCTCGTCGTCCCCGGTCTGCGCGATCACGTGGATACCCACTGGCAGACGCTGCTGGCCGCGCAATTGCCGCGCGTACGCACCGTGCCGCCGATGGGGCGCAGCCGTGAAGGGCTGGACTGCGCGGCGCGCGTGGAGGCCATCGAGCGCGAAGCCTGCGCCATCGACGGCCCGCTCGTGATCGTCGCGCACAGCGGCGGCTGCGTGATGGTCGCGCACTGGGCGCAGCGCACGCGCCGCGCCGTGAAGGGCGCGCTGCTGGCCGCACCGCCGGAATTCGAGCGTCCGATGCCCGACGGCTACCCGACACGCGATGAGCTGCGAGACGGCGGCTGGTTTCCCGTGCCGCTGCAACCGCTGCCGTTTCCGAGCATCGTGGCCGCCAGCCGCAACGACCCGCTCGCGCGCCATGAACAGGTGGAACACATGGCGCGCTGCTGGGGCAGCCGCCTGGTGGACCTCGGCAACGTGGGCCATCTCAACCCCGCGTCCGGCTATGGCGAATGGCCGCGCGCGCATGAATTCATCACCGAGCTGTCGGCTTGA
- a CDS encoding quinone oxidoreductase family protein: MVKAVRFYETGGPEVLKLEHVEVGDPGPGEARVRHSFIALNFIDIYFRTGRYPLDLPNGLGSDAVGVVEAVGPGVDYLKPGDRVGYLIGPQGAYAEARVMPAAVLIPLPDGISDRTAATLMMKGMTAQYLFRQVYPLSGGETILYHAAAGGVGLIACQWARALGVTMIGTVSTDEKAALAKANGCAHTIVTSRENIVDRVKELTDGKGVSVVYDSVGKDTLMDSLSCLQPRGHFVSNGTSSGPVVVDSQLLAAKGSIWMTRPAMIHYIHPRPHMLDMARELFDHVLAGNIVSEPQQAFALEDAADAHRALEARKTVGSTILVP; encoded by the coding sequence ATGGTCAAGGCAGTGCGTTTTTACGAAACCGGCGGCCCCGAGGTGCTGAAGCTCGAACACGTCGAGGTGGGCGACCCCGGCCCCGGCGAGGCGCGCGTGCGCCACAGCTTCATTGCGCTGAACTTCATCGACATCTATTTCCGCACCGGACGCTATCCGCTGGACCTGCCCAACGGTCTGGGCTCCGATGCAGTGGGCGTGGTCGAGGCCGTGGGGCCCGGCGTCGATTATCTGAAGCCCGGCGACCGTGTCGGCTACCTGATCGGCCCGCAGGGCGCGTACGCCGAAGCGCGCGTGATGCCCGCGGCCGTGTTGATCCCGCTGCCCGACGGCATCAGCGACCGCACCGCCGCCACGCTGATGATGAAAGGCATGACGGCTCAGTACCTGTTCCGCCAGGTCTATCCGTTGAGCGGCGGTGAAACCATCCTGTATCACGCCGCCGCCGGCGGCGTGGGCCTGATCGCCTGCCAGTGGGCGCGCGCGCTCGGCGTGACGATGATCGGCACCGTGAGCACCGACGAGAAAGCCGCGCTCGCCAAGGCCAACGGCTGTGCGCACACCATCGTCACCTCGCGCGAAAACATCGTCGATCGCGTGAAGGAACTGACGGACGGCAAAGGCGTGAGCGTGGTCTACGACTCGGTGGGCAAGGACACGCTGATGGATTCCCTGAGCTGCCTGCAACCGCGCGGCCATTTCGTGAGCAACGGCACGTCGTCCGGGCCGGTGGTCGTCGATTCGCAACTGCTCGCAGCCAAGGGCTCGATCTGGATGACACGGCCTGCGATGATCCACTACATCCACCCGCGTCCGCACATGCTCGACATGGCGAGGGAATTGTTCGACCACGTGCTGGCCGGCAACATCGTGAGCGAGCCGCAGCAGGCGTTCGCGCTCGAAGACGCAGCCGACGCGCACCGCGCGCTCGAAGCGCGCAAGACGGTCGGGTCGACCATCCTCGTGCCGTGA
- a CDS encoding MFS transporter, with protein MGMHAITAPGDALAPAPTVSRAYAWSVFALTFGLLLADYMSRQVLNAVFPLLKAQWLLSDTRLGSLSSIVSLMVGLLTFPLSLLADRWGRVRSLILMAVIWSVATLGCAVSANYGQMFAARFVVGVGEAAYGSVGLAVVLSVFPAHLRATLSGSFLAGGAFGSMLGMALSGVVAAHFGWRWSFATMAIFGLALAGVYRIVVTEKRLAPGGDAAVLAALRRARPKVTLQGLVPALFASKSIVYAYVGCGLQLIVPGALYAWLPSFLGRYYGLHVDRASALAAVFVLTTGVGMIVCGIVTDRISRRHAPRKWTVAAAYCMGSFAALGGAFLLHPGMTQLVLIGIGMFLAAGSVGPSGAMVADLTPPSIHATAMAVWSLANNLLGLAAGPVLTGMIADRIGLHAALQLIPLAAIASTALFLTGKRHYPDDRRRVAA; from the coding sequence ATGGGAATGCATGCGATCACGGCCCCGGGCGACGCCCTTGCGCCCGCACCGACCGTATCCCGGGCATACGCGTGGAGCGTTTTCGCGTTGACGTTCGGCCTGCTGCTCGCCGACTACATGTCGCGGCAGGTGCTCAACGCGGTTTTCCCGTTGCTGAAGGCACAGTGGCTGCTGAGCGATACGCGGCTCGGCTCGCTGAGCAGCATCGTGTCGCTGATGGTCGGGCTGCTGACGTTCCCGCTGTCGCTGCTCGCGGACCGCTGGGGGCGGGTGCGCAGCCTGATCCTGATGGCCGTGATCTGGAGCGTCGCGACGCTCGGCTGTGCGGTGTCCGCGAACTACGGCCAGATGTTCGCCGCGCGGTTCGTCGTCGGCGTCGGCGAGGCCGCGTACGGCAGTGTCGGGCTCGCGGTCGTGCTGAGCGTGTTCCCCGCGCATCTGCGTGCGACGCTGTCCGGCTCGTTCCTGGCGGGCGGCGCGTTCGGCTCGATGCTCGGGATGGCGTTGAGCGGCGTCGTCGCCGCGCACTTCGGCTGGCGCTGGTCGTTCGCGACGATGGCGATCTTCGGGCTCGCGCTCGCCGGTGTCTACCGGATCGTCGTGACCGAGAAGCGTCTCGCACCCGGCGGCGATGCCGCCGTACTCGCGGCGCTGCGCCGTGCACGACCGAAGGTCACGCTGCAAGGCCTCGTGCCGGCGCTGTTCGCGTCGAAGTCGATCGTCTATGCGTACGTCGGCTGCGGTCTGCAACTGATCGTGCCGGGCGCGCTCTACGCATGGCTGCCGAGCTTCCTCGGCCGCTACTACGGGCTGCACGTCGACCGCGCGAGCGCGCTCGCCGCGGTGTTCGTGCTGACGACGGGCGTCGGGATGATCGTTTGCGGCATCGTGACCGACCGCATCAGCCGGCGCCATGCGCCGCGCAAGTGGACGGTCGCGGCCGCTTACTGCATGGGCTCGTTCGCGGCGCTCGGCGGCGCGTTCCTGCTGCATCCGGGAATGACGCAGCTCGTGCTGATCGGCATCGGCATGTTCCTCGCGGCGGGCAGCGTCGGGCCGTCCGGCGCGATGGTGGCCGATCTGACGCCGCCATCGATTCACGCGACCGCGATGGCGGTGTGGTCGCTCGCGAACAATCTGCTCGGCCTGGCGGCGGGCCCGGTACTGACCGGCATGATCGCGGACCGGATCGGGCTGCATGCGGCGCTGCAGCTGATTCCACTCGCGGCCATCGCATCGACCGCACTGTTCCTGACCGGCAAGCGCCACTACCCGGACGACCGGCGGCGGGTTGCCGCGTAG
- a CDS encoding TauD/TfdA dioxygenase family protein, which produces MRIEPLTCAIGAEITGVNLADAARDDALFADIRDALLKHKVVFLRNQDIARADHVAFARRFGELEDHPVVGSDPENPGLVRIYKSPDAPNDHYENGWHADATWREIPQMGAVLRCVECPPVGGDTMWANMVLAYEKLPRHVKDLIAPLRARHSIEATFGAVMPIDKRLALKARFPDAEHPVVRTHPETGEKVLFVCGFTTHFTNYHNPGNVRVGQDFTRGASDLLQYLISQAAIPEYQVRWRWRQGDIAIWDNRATQHYAVMDYPPCHRKMERAGIIGTRPY; this is translated from the coding sequence ATGCGTATCGAACCATTGACCTGCGCCATTGGTGCTGAAATCACCGGAGTGAACCTGGCCGACGCCGCCCGCGACGACGCGCTGTTTGCCGACATCCGGGACGCCTTGCTGAAGCACAAGGTCGTGTTTCTGCGCAACCAGGACATCGCCCGCGCCGACCACGTGGCGTTCGCGCGCCGCTTCGGCGAACTCGAAGACCACCCGGTGGTGGGCAGCGATCCGGAGAACCCGGGCCTGGTGCGCATCTACAAGTCGCCCGACGCACCCAACGATCACTACGAAAACGGCTGGCACGCGGACGCCACGTGGCGCGAAATCCCGCAAATGGGCGCCGTGCTGCGCTGTGTCGAGTGCCCGCCTGTCGGCGGCGACACCATGTGGGCCAACATGGTGCTGGCCTATGAAAAGCTGCCCCGGCACGTCAAGGACCTGATCGCGCCGCTGCGGGCGCGCCACAGCATCGAAGCGACCTTCGGCGCGGTCATGCCGATCGACAAGCGCCTGGCGCTCAAGGCCCGGTTCCCCGACGCCGAGCACCCGGTGGTCCGCACCCACCCGGAGACGGGCGAGAAGGTGCTGTTCGTGTGCGGCTTCACCACGCACTTCACCAACTACCACAACCCCGGCAACGTGCGCGTCGGGCAGGACTTCACGCGCGGCGCCTCCGACCTGCTGCAGTACCTGATCAGCCAGGCCGCCATCCCCGAATACCAGGTGCGTTGGCGCTGGAGGCAGGGCGACATCGCCATCTGGGACAACCGCGCCACCCAGCACTACGCGGTGATGGACTACCCGCCCTGCCACCGGAAGATGGAGCGCGCCGGAATCATCGGCACCCGGCCTTACTGA
- a CDS encoding FUSC family protein encodes MDTIRTLNEARQQIQQSIFDLFKGLTFGERLAQGALMAFQAVCGACLAYAIGRALHTEQAVWAAITAIAVTQHNYSDTMSLSRDQFVGAMVGGVLGFAGAALGGDRLVAYALTVAVVIVCCWCLNVGSAARLGGVTATIVLLFPGNGPLWDIPLMRLAEVTLGTVCALAVCWGMSQIERRWFRRSATK; translated from the coding sequence ATGGATACGATCAGGACACTCAACGAAGCGCGCCAGCAGATCCAGCAGTCGATCTTCGATCTGTTCAAGGGACTGACGTTCGGCGAGCGGCTCGCGCAAGGCGCGCTGATGGCGTTCCAGGCCGTGTGCGGCGCCTGCCTCGCGTATGCGATCGGCCGCGCGCTGCACACCGAGCAAGCCGTGTGGGCGGCGATCACCGCGATCGCCGTCACGCAGCACAACTACTCGGACACGATGTCGCTGTCGCGCGACCAGTTCGTCGGCGCGATGGTCGGCGGCGTGCTCGGCTTCGCGGGCGCGGCGCTCGGCGGCGACCGGCTGGTCGCGTACGCGCTCACGGTCGCGGTCGTGATCGTCTGCTGCTGGTGCCTGAACGTCGGCAGCGCGGCACGGCTCGGCGGCGTCACCGCGACGATCGTGCTGCTGTTTCCGGGCAACGGCCCGCTATGGGACATTCCGCTGATGCGACTCGCCGAAGTCACGCTCGGCACCGTATGCGCGCTGGCCGTGTGCTGGGGGATGTCGCAGATCGAGCGGCGCTGGTTTCGCCGGTCGGCGACGAAGTGA
- a CDS encoding RcnB family protein: MKKTHGMMLAALIAAGFAAPAAMAQDHHDDHGRPEMQHGRGQHMPPGQMRHEDDVPPRWADQPRREWHKGDRLPSEFRDRQYVVDDWRGYHLSPPPRGYHWVGVGGDYLLVQIGSGVVLRVGP; encoded by the coding sequence ATGAAAAAGACGCACGGCATGATGCTGGCGGCGCTGATCGCGGCGGGTTTCGCCGCGCCGGCCGCGATGGCGCAGGATCATCACGACGATCATGGCAGACCCGAGATGCAGCATGGCCGCGGGCAGCATATGCCGCCCGGCCAGATGCGTCATGAGGACGACGTGCCGCCGCGCTGGGCCGACCAGCCGCGCCGCGAGTGGCACAAGGGCGACCGCCTCCCCAGCGAATTCCGCGACCGCCAGTATGTGGTCGACGACTGGCGCGGCTACCACCTGAGCCCGCCGCCGCGCGGCTATCACTGGGTCGGCGTCGGCGGCGACTACCTGCTCGTGCAGATCGGCTCGGGCGTCGTGCTGCGCGTCGGTCCGTAA